A segment of the Alphaproteobacteria bacterium genome:
GAATTGATAAAGGAGTATGGTTCGCCGCTTTACGTCGTGTCGGAAGGACGACTTCGCGCCGATTTCAGGAAATTCCAAGAATCATTCAGCCGCCCGGGGCTTCGAACGCAGATCGCTTATTCGGTCAAGACGAATTATCTGCCCGCTATCTGTTCAATTCTGAAATCGGAGGGCGCCTGGGCCGAGGTCGTTTCTTCCATGGAATACAATTTGGCTCGGGCGCTGGGATACAGCGCGAATCGAATTGTATTCAACGGTCCATACAAGGAACACAACGCGCTTCAACGTGCCGTCGTCGAGGGGGCGATCGTCAACGTCGATGGATTCAACGAACTCGCGAAAATCGAGGCGATAGCGCGGTCGTTGAACCGCCGAGCCAGGATCGGAGTGCGAATGAGTTTTCGGCACAACGGGATTGGCTGGACAAAATTCGGCTTTGACGACGATAACGGGGAATGCCAGACCGCATTGGAACGAATTTCACAAAGTCAATGGTTGTCAATGGAGCTGCTGCACAACCATTGTGGAACCTTCGTCCTTCTTCACGATTTGTACGCCGCATCTGTGAGGCGACTCATCG
Coding sequences within it:
- a CDS encoding diaminopimelate decarboxylase, with the protein product MITAAGPDVEGMSSKELIKEYGSPLYVVSEGRLRADFRKFQESFSRPGLRTQIAYSVKTNYLPAICSILKSEGAWAEVVSSMEYNLARALGYSANRIVFNGPYKEHNALQRAVVEGAIVNVDGFNELAKIEAIARSLNRRARIGVRMSFRHNGIGWTKFGFDDDNGECQTALERISQSQWLSMELLHNHCGTFVLLHDLYAASVRRLIDLARRARNLGLSPTIIDVGGGFPSVNKIKPDYDVPGGSKR